Proteins co-encoded in one Kribbella qitaiheensis genomic window:
- a CDS encoding YceD family protein: MIETHELSRRAGSQREVSFTAAAPADLGIDVIGVPEGDPIQFDLRLEAVVEGVLVTGTASGRLVGECARCLVDVEDDFLADVQELYVYPESDAEPDEASRMEGDLIDLEPALRDQVVLALPFQPLCADDCPGLCPECGVRLVEEPGHKHEDGVDPRWSALSGLLPQDEKP; encoded by the coding sequence GTGATCGAAACCCACGAGCTGTCACGCCGCGCCGGGTCCCAGCGCGAAGTCTCCTTCACGGCAGCGGCACCGGCTGATCTCGGAATCGACGTGATCGGCGTCCCCGAGGGCGACCCGATCCAGTTCGATCTTCGACTGGAAGCGGTGGTCGAAGGGGTGCTCGTGACCGGGACGGCCAGTGGCCGGCTGGTCGGGGAGTGCGCGCGGTGCCTGGTCGATGTCGAGGACGATTTCCTCGCCGATGTCCAGGAGCTGTACGTCTACCCGGAGAGCGACGCCGAGCCTGACGAGGCCAGCCGGATGGAGGGCGATCTGATCGACCTCGAGCCGGCGTTGAGGGACCAGGTGGTGCTCGCGCTGCCGTTCCAGCCCTTGTGTGCGGACGACTGTCCGGGACTGTGCCCCGAGTGTGGGGTGCGCCTGGTGGAGGAGCCCGGTCACAAGCACGAGGACGGGGTCGACCCGCGTTGGTCCGCACTGAGTGGCCTGCTCCCGCAGGATGAAAAACCGTAA
- the coaD gene encoding pantetheine-phosphate adenylyltransferase, whose translation MSTAVFPGSFDPPTNGHLDVITRAAAAFDEVIVAAGVNQSKQRLFSVEERVEMLTELAAAVSASTGGTVRVGTFEGLLVDYCRAEGAGVIIKGLRSGGDYDYELQMAQMNRKLSGVDTLFVPAAPENGYISSSLVKEIAKLGGEVSAFLPPSVHARLLAKLG comes from the coding sequence GTGAGTACAGCCGTGTTTCCGGGTTCCTTCGACCCGCCCACGAACGGGCATCTCGACGTGATCACCCGGGCCGCGGCAGCCTTCGACGAGGTGATCGTGGCCGCCGGGGTGAACCAGTCCAAGCAGCGGCTGTTCAGCGTCGAAGAGCGGGTCGAGATGCTGACCGAGCTCGCCGCTGCCGTCTCCGCGAGCACCGGCGGCACTGTCCGGGTCGGCACCTTCGAAGGGCTGCTGGTCGACTACTGCCGGGCCGAGGGCGCGGGAGTGATCATCAAAGGGCTGCGCTCCGGTGGCGATTACGACTACGAACTGCAGATGGCGCAGATGAACCGGAAGTTGTCCGGGGTCGATACGCTTTTCGTGCCGGCCGCTCCGGAGAACGGTTACATCTCGTCCAGCCTGGTGAAGGAGATCGCCAAGCTCGGCGGCGAGGTATCCGCTTTCCTGCCACCTTCGGTGCATGCCCGACTGCTCGCCAAGCTCGGTTGA